Below is a genomic region from Meleagris gallopavo isolate NT-WF06-2002-E0010 breed Aviagen turkey brand Nicholas breeding stock chromosome 5, Turkey_5.1, whole genome shotgun sequence.
ACGATCCCTGAAAGGGTTACAAGCACCAGCTCATTGACATGGTTGTCAGAGCAACTGAGTTGTAGCAGCGGGTTTGTGTCACAGAAAAAGTGGTTGATGGTATTAGGGCCGCAGAAGGACAATTTCAGTAAGCCACAAGTATGTACCAATGAGTTACAGAGTCCCCCTAAATATGACCCAACTACCAGGCAAACACAGACTCTTCTGGCCATAAGAGTGGTATAAAGCAGTGGGCTACATATAGCAACATAGCGGTCATAAGCCATTGCAGCTAGCAGAAATCCTTCTGTGGTCACAAacacaacaaatgaaaaatgctggGTAAGACATCCTAAGTAAGAAATAGTCTTATTCTCCACTGAGAAGTTTATTAGCATCCTcggaataaaaacagaagaatagcAGAGATCCACGATGGACAAGTTAATGAGGAAGAAATACATGGGTGTTTGCAGCTGGAAGTCAATTGTGATCAAGATGATCATGCTGAGGTTGCCCATCAGGGTGATGGTATAGATCAGCACAATCATCACGAAGATTGCAGGCTGTAGTTCTGGGCGGTCCGTCAGTCCCAACAGGATGAAGTAGGTGACTGTGGTGTGATTGATTATCATCATCCTCACCTCTGTAGCAGTTTAACTGCTGAGATGAGGTGTTTGGTGACCATAAAGctaagagaggaagaaaagtatTTCATGAGTAGTCCTACCATCAAGAAGCACGGAGGTTGAGATTGTGTACCTggattttgcttcctttttgtcCAGCTGTGATTCTTTAGAACATCCTCAAAACTGCAGATAATATTTTCACCAATTAGACCATGCTCAAGGGGATAATAATAGTGAGATGCCCAATGATCCTTCTTTGGGGGACAGCAGTGTGCATCTGCAACAACACAGATCctaattaatatattttgttgATGCTAAGTTTGACGAGCAAGTATCAGAAACACACATGCTAAATGCTGAATGAGTTCTGCAATTGCCTTTGTCTTTTCAGCTAGGCATTTCTTGTTACCTATTCACCAGGAAATAATTAAACTCACCAGGGTGTATTTTTCTGGAAGGGAAGCATCTAAACTAAAACAGGAGCTCTCACTTTGGCCTATGAAGGACCCATTCTTTGTCAGTCACTAGGAGAGGCAGCCAGATTACccaactatttaaaatattaacgCAGATTGTGGGAAATGGCAGATTTGGGTATCTTTCATGACTAAACAGATGCAAATCCAAAGCTGCTTTCTAGAGGAGGGTACATAATGGGTTGGTCCTCTTTCTCATGACTGAACTTGTATTTTAATCAGAAGCCACTcacacaaaatataaataaatgacatgCATTTTTAGATATCTTGGTATGTTGTTAGATCAGAGGAGACTTTCCCAGGCAATCAGACAGTTATCATTTCCATGTCTAAATGTAATCCAGACTTCCAAATCAACTAGGGTGCTCTTGCAACCCATGCATTATTAAACAGCTATGGAGGCAACTACTCatcttatttatttcacttcctATTTGGAAGGGAGTGAGCAGACTGGAAGCCTATGAGTAGGCTGAATTACCCTCTGGGGAGTCTAGTCTTTTTCCATTAACCAAAAAAGCAGCCAAAATGTGTAGCTTGAATGGCCACTCGTATTTTTGTGTACAACAATTGCTCTTAATGGTT
It encodes:
- the LOC100541756 gene encoding olfactory receptor 1052-like, whose amino-acid sequence is MMIINHTTVTYFILLGLTDRPELQPAIFVMIVLIYTITLMGNLSMIILITIDFQLQTPMYFFLINLSIVDLCYSSVFIPRMLINFSVENKTISYLGCLTQHFSFVVFVTTEGFLLAAMAYDRYVAICSPLLYTTLMARRVCVCLVVGSYLGGLCNSLVHTCGLLKLSFCGPNTINHFFCDTNPLLQLSCSDNHVNELVLVTLSGIVAMSTLLFIIISYLYILSSVLSMGSASRYKAFSTCASHLTAVTLFYGPVSLSHVQPSSRYSLEQEKISAVFYTLVIPMLNPLIYSLRNKEVKNAFRRLMERKKCCPSACLSR